The Rhizobiaceae bacterium genome contains the following window.
GTCGGGACCCATGGAATAGGCACGCCACACCTGCTTGCCATCGGCAAGATTGTAGGCCGCAACCCAGCCGCGAACGCCGAACTCACCGCCGGAGATGCCGACGATCACCTTGTCCTTCACGATGATCGGGGCATGCGTCGAGGATTCGCCCTTGCCGCCGTCGGTCTGGTCACCGTTCTTGACGGACCACACGACCTTGCCGGTCTTGGCGTCAAGCGCCGTCAGCATCGTGTCCGCCTGGTTCAGGATGATCTTGCCGTCACCATAAGCGACGCCACGGTTGACCGTGTCGCAGCACATGATCGGAATGACGTTCGGGTCCTGCTTGGGTTCGTATTTCCAGAGGATCTTACCGTCATTATTCAGGTCGAGCGCGTAGACGATGTTCGGAAACGGCGTGTGCACATACATCACGTCGCCGATCACCAGCGGGCCGCCTTCATGACCGCGCAACACGCCGGTCGAGAAGGTCCACTTCACCTGCAGGTTCTTGACATTGTCCTTGTTGATCTGGTCGAGCTTCGAGTAACGGGTATTCGCATAGTCACCTGTCGGCATCGCCCAGTTCTTGGGGTCCGCGCTGAGCTTTTCAAGCTCCTCATTTGCCCATGCTCCAACGGCCGATGCACATATGAGCAGGGCAGTGGCCGATAAGAGATGGGTGGTCGTTTTCAGTACACGCATTAGAAATCCTCCCGAGATTCACAACGAAGAATCGATCGTTGAACCCCTCCGGGCTCGCCCAAGCGATCCATGTGGTGGGAAGTATTTCCGGCAGCGTGTCACGACCTAAGCCAGGTGAGCAGAGGGCACCATTACTGCCCACCTCACTTGGCCTACGAAAGGCGGTCGCCGCTCCCTATGACGGTGACGCCCTTGAAGCCGGAAACAGGTGAAGGCTATGTTATTAAAATGCGAGGCGCAAGCAAAAAACGTCTTGGACATATTGCAATGCACACATCTAATTTTGCGATGCAATACAAAGAATATAGATAGTCTATCTAGTGAAATCGAGAATCTGGTTTCTACTTAGATTTGACCTTTTGTTGATATGTTCGTTCAGGAGCGCCGATAAAAAACGCCGAATTATCTTTATGATAACAATATGTTTACTGGAGTTACGACCGTTCTTGAATCCGGCGAAATGGAATACAGGCGGTTGCCAGCGCGTGCCGGTTCGGTTCGGTTCAATTCTTGACGGCGCGTTTTCCGCCGCTCTGCGGCATGCGCATCGGCCATTTTGCACCTTCTCATTCTTTGGTCCTATTCCCTTACGTCGGTGTTGGGGCCTGAATGGTCAAGCTCGAACTTATGGGAGAAGGCTCATGGTTTGGAGATCGATTGCAGCGCTTGCAATGACCCTTTCGGGAGCGGTCAGCGCCTATGCGGCCGCAGATTATCCGACGACCGCAGTGGCGGATTACGTCTATGCCTGCATGAAGTCGAACGGTGAAACGCGTGAGGCGCTGGAGCGCTGTTCGTGCTCCATCGATGTCGTCGCCTCCATCGTCCCCTACGATCATTATGTGGCGGCGGAGACCTTCCGGCGCATGGCCTTCATGAGCGGCGAGGCGGCGGGCCTGTTCAAGGAAAGCCCGCCCGCAAAAGCGGCCGGCGCGGAACTGAAGCGCGCGCAGGCTGAAGCCGAGATCAGGTGCTTCTGACTCTGGGCTTCAATTCGAGACCGGCGCTGCGAGCGGCCATTCGCTTTCGAACTGCTTGCCTTCGGTGTCGCTGGCGACGACCTTGAGCGGTTCCTTTCCGCTCGCATTGAAGTCGAAGCGGAAATTGGGGTCCTCCGAAATCGAGATTCCGCCTTCCATGGCGAGGATCAGCCTGTCGCCCTGCGAGACGCTGAGCTTGTCCACGAAATGGGCGGGAATGAAATACTGGGTCAGCGGATCGCGTTGCAGGCCGGAGTTGTTCGGATGCCGGATCATGAGCTGGATTTCCTCGGCTTTGCTCATCTTCTCCGCACCGTCGAACTGGCGCATCTTCATCTGGCCCATCGACGCAAGCGCCTCCTGTGAGTTCTTGACGGCGGGGGCGGAGCAGCCGCCCGACGCTTTCACGAAGGTCTGCGACATGTGCAGCTTGCCGTCGCCGGTTTCCGCGATGACGCGGATGAAGGAATAATCGTTGACCCTGACGCGCGTCGATATGTGGGTCACGCCCGCATCCTTGCCGAGGTCGAACTTCGCGGCGACCGGGGCAGGGTTCACATCGATGACCATTGTGACGGCCTTTACGCCATCCGGCGCCTTGGCGGCATCGAGATAGATGTCCACCGGCACGATGGCCGCATCCTGCGCGCGCTTCGGCGCTTCGATACGCACCACGCCGTCATCGCTGACAATCGCGCGGTCGCCGAACACGTCGCCCCTCAGGGCCTGCCAGATCTGCTCCGACGAAGTCGTGGTCTGCTGCGCGCCCGCGCCACCACCCAAAGCGATCACGACGCCGAGCGCACATATCGAAAGGGTCAAGAGATACGACAAGGGCGAAGCGGTTTGCCGTTCGGCCTTCACATTCGCTTGCATTGAAGCCTCCACCGAAAAAGGTGGTGCCCTTGGCTGCGCACGATTTTAGTCCGATTGCGGGCGCTTGGCAATTCCGGCCTATTCCCATTCAAGTTCGGCATAGGCAGTCGTTGCGTTGCGTTCGTTATAGTCGTCGAAAAGTTTCCAGCGGGCGCGTTCGCTTTGTCCGGCTGTTTTTACTGCTTTTGCCAAAGGCACGCCGTCCTTGATGGACTTCCGCAGGTCTGTCGCAAGCACCTCGAAATATCGCCGCTCGGGATCGAGCGATTGCGGCCATGGCGATGGCGAGGGTCCGTGACCTGGAACCACCGACGACGCGCTGACGGCGGCAAGCTCGTCCAATTGCCGCATCCAGCCGAGCAGCGAACCGTCGAGCGTCGGCAGATGGCCGAGGAACACCAGATCGCCCGCGAAGAAAATGTTCGTGGCGCTGTCCAGCACGGTCAGGTCGTTGTCGGTATGGGCGGGCCGCCACGCACGCAGATGCAGCGTTCGGCCACCGAGGTCGAGGTCCATGCGGTCGTCGACGAGCAGAGTCGGCGGAATGATCTCGACGCCGCGCATCAGCTCGTCGCCGATCTGGCGGCGAAAGCTGTGCAGGTAGAATTCGCCACGCGCTTCCAGTGCGGCGGGAAGGTTCCTGTGCCCGACGATCGTTGCGCCCGTGCCCTTGAAGGCGGCGTTGCCGAAAATGTGGTCGGGGTGCATATGCGTATTGATCAGATAGCGGATCGGCCTGTCGGTCAGGCCGCGGATGGCGTCCAGCAGGGCCGCGCCTTCGACATAGCTGCCGCCGCTGTCGATCACGGCGGCGGCGTCCGTGCCGACCACGAGCCCGACATTGCAGATTGCTCCGTGATTGGCCGGCGTCATCAGTTCATCCGTGCCGGAAAACGCGAAAATGCCGTCCCCGACAGGCTTCAGTGACAGCGCGAGGTCCTGCGCGCGGACAGGCGCCGGGACGAAGACCGATGCTGCGGCGGATGTCGCCAGTTGCAGCAGATGGCGGCGGGTCGGTTTCATGGTTCAGGCCACGCCCGGGAATTTTTCATGGAAGGCGCGCAGCAGGTCGCTCATCACCTGTGCGTTGCGATATTCGCGCGGCAGCCGCACGTCGAACACACCCTCGACATGGGCCGGACGGCGCGAGAGCAGGATGATGCGGTCGGACAGCATCAGCGCTTCGTTGAGGTTGTGCGTGACCATCAGCACCGTGGTGGGACGTTCGGCCCAGATGGTGAGCAGGAGATGGCGCAGCCGTTGCGCGGTCTGCTCGTCGAGCGAGACGAAGGGCTCGTCCAGCAGGAGCACCGACGGCTCGACCGCGAAGGCGCGCGCAAGTGCTGCGCGGCGCGCCAGCCCAAGCGACAGTTCGGAGGGGTAGAGATTGCGCATGGCGGCAAGCCCGAGCGTCTCGAACAGCGCATCGAGGTTCTTTTCGTGCAGGTCGCGCGGCATGGCGAGGCGCACATTCTGCTCGACCGTTCGCCAAGGCAGCAGCGTCGGCTCCTGGAAAACGGCGGCTGTGCGCGCGCCTTCCGGGAGCGGAAACCGGACCGCGCCGGAATAGTCCGTGTCGAGGCCGAGAAGGATGCGCAGGATCGTCGTCTTGCCGCAGCCGGAGGGACCGAGCAGGCACGCGAACTCGCCCTGCCGCACCTCGAAGGCAAGATCGCGGATCGCCGTCAGCGATGCTCCGTCGGCGGAGCGGAACGTCTTGTCGGCGATCTCCGCCCTAAGCGGGGCGAGGGCGCCAACGGGTTGCATGTCGTTCAAAGGGTTGCACCAGCAGGAGTTCGATCAGCAGCATGATTGCGACGAAGGCCAGCGTGTAGGCAAGGATCGCCGCGACATCGAAGGTCTGGAAAAAGAGATAGATCTGGAAGCCGACGCCGTTCGAGCGCCCCAGCAATTCGACCACCAGCACGATCTTCCAGATCAGCGCGATGCCCGTGCGTGAGGCGGCGGCCAGATATGGCTGCAACTGGGGCAGCAGCACATGCCGCAACCGCTCCCATGCGCTGAAGCGATACACTTTGGCAAGCTCGCCATAGCGTGGTTCGAGAGCGCGCGCGCCTTCGCGCATGGTGACGACCACATTCGGAATCTTGTTGACCGCAACCGCGCCGATGGCCGCAACCTCATTGAGGCCGAACCAGATATAGGCCAGCACGATGATGACCAGCGCGGGCAGGTTCAGGAACAGCACCACCCAGGGACCGAAGAAACGATCCGCGCGCGGCCTGAGGCCAAGGGCCACGCCGATTGCCGAGCCGATCAGCATGGCCAGCACAAAGGAGGCCGCGACGCGCCACAGCGTCATGCCGAGATGAAAGAAGAGATCGCCGCTGGCGGCTTCCCGTTGCAGGACCCCCGCGACGGCGGCGGGCGAGGGAAACGCGCGGCTTGGCCAGAGCGATGCCGCAACCATCCAGAGCAGCAACAATCCGAGCAATGAGGCGGCCACGGTTACCGCAGGCACAAACGACACCGCTGCTCCGCGCCGCACAGGCTTTTCTTCTGCGGCGGGGGCCGGACGGTTGTCGATCCCGATGCCTGGCGCGGTCATTCGAACAGGCCCGACCAATAGGTGCCGGGCGCCATTTTCGTGGCCTTGCCGACAAGCTTTTCGCCGCCGATTGAGGCCAGCACCTCATAGACCCTTGCGGCGTCGGCGGCGTCGTCGGCGACCGGACGCGTCGGGATGCCCTCCCGGTAGCGGTCGCGCAGCGTTTCCAGTTCCTTGCCTTCCGCGCGCATGACCGGCGCCAGCCTTTGCCATTCCTCGTCCGAGCGAGCGAGAAGCTTCTTCGTGTCTCCAGAGGCAGCGATGAAGCCACGCAAGGCGGCCTCGTTATCGGCCGCCCATTTGTCGTGGACGATGTAGCCGAGCGAAGCGACGGGACCTGTCGCGCCGAGCGCGAGCGCTGCCTCATTGGCGCTTACCAGCCTGCGAAACCCGTTGGCTTCGAGGCGCGCGCAGAAGTGCCAGAAATTCAGCACGGCATCGAGTTCGCCCTGCATCGCCTTTTCAGACATCAGCGGCGGCGCGCCATAAGCGATTTCGGCCTCCGAGGCGAGGTCGATGCCGTGGTCGCGCTTGGCGAGCGCCTGAATCAGCAGCCAGCTCTTGTCGATCGGTCCGCCGGCTACGCCGAGCTTCCGACCCCTGAGGTCGGCAATCGAATTGATGGGCGAATCCTGCCTGACCATGATTGCGCCGACCGCCGTGGAATAGGGAATCAGCGCGAGGTCTTCGCCTTCGGATCGAAGCCGCGACACCCACAGCCAGTCGGACACGATCAGGTCGATCTCCCCAGCCAGCAGGGCTACGTTGGTGGCATCTTCGCCGGCGAAATAGACCACTTCCACCTCGACATTGTGCGCCTTGTCGAAACCATTGTGCCTGAGGCTGTCCAGCTCCCAGTTGACGGTCCCGAACTTCAGCACACCCACCCTGACTTTCGGCAGGTCCGCTGCATGTACGCGCGGCACGGCAAGGGCGGACGCCGTCGCCAGAAGCGTAAGGACGCTGCGCCGCGAAAGCGCATGCTCGGATGTCATATATCGCGTCCCCCGTCGGGAAAGGCGCATTTCCACCGCACCACCTTCACCGTGGGATGCTCCTGCGACCATTGGGCGATCTGGATCGGCGCCTGCCACATGCAGCGCATCAGGGAACCGCGGCTTTCGAAAAGCAGGTGTTCGTCCCGGCAACTGGTCGGGTTCGCCGTAAGGCAGACGGTCAGGATGAGGTCAACCAGTGTCATTGCAAGCACCTCCGTCCCGCTCCAGCGGGAGCAGCATGATCGCGTCCGCCGGTGCCAAGCGGATCGGACAGTTCGTGCCGCGAATCTAAGCCTTGCCACCCTCCTGCGTCAACTCGTGCACCTTGGTATCATTGACTTGTGCAGCGCCCGCAATAATTTGCAGCCGTTGGGTCGGGCTGTTGTTCGGCCCGCTCCGGATGGGCACCGCGAGCGAACAAAAGGAAACCAGATGCGAATTCTTGCGATTGTAGCTGCCGTCGCGGTCACCGCCGTGTCGGCAAGCCAAAGCTGGGGACAGGATGCGGCCGCCGGGGAAAAAGTGTTTACCAAATGCAAGGCGTGCCATGTGGCCGACAAGGACACCAACAAGATCGGGCCGTCGCTGTTCAAGCTGAACGGCCGGACCGCCGGCACCCATCCGGATTTCAAATATTCACCTGCGATGATCGAGGCGGGCAAGTCCGGCGTGGTCTGGGACGACGCTACGCTGGCGCAGTATCTCAAGGACCCGAAGGCCATGGTCAAGGGTACGAAAATGGCCTTCGTCGGGCTGAAGAACGACGCCGACATCGCCAATGTGATCGCCTATATCGACCAGTTCAAATAAGCGCATGACGATTTACTTCCTTCTCCCTGTCCTTACGGGGAGAAGGTGCCGGTAGGTGGATAAGGCGTCGTCTACGCCGGTTGCCTGGACCGCAGCGCGGCGGGCAAATCCTCAAGGCTGTCGAGCACCATGTCGGCTCCGAGCCCTTCCAGCGGCACCTTGCTGTATCCGCCGCGAACGACGATTGCACGCAGTGCGGCGTTGCGGGCAGCTTCGACATCCGTCGTGCTGTCGCCCACCATCACCGCATGCGCGCGATCGGCTTCCAGCTGGCTGAGCGCCATCAGGAGCGGCTCCGGCGACGGCTTTTTCTGAGCCATCGTATCGCCGCCGATCACCGCGCCGAACGCTTCCGCCAGACGGAAGTGCAGAAGCACCTCTCGGGTCGCCGCCTGCGGCTTGTTGGTGACCAGCCCGAGCTTGACGCCCGCTTCGCGAAGCTGCCGGATTGCTGCCAGCGCGCCCGGCATCAGCCGCGTCAGGTTTGTCAGGTGCCGGTTATAGATCGGGATCATGTCGCGCTGGACGTCCCCGAGCGCCGTACCCTCAAGCGGCATGCCTGATGCGGTAAAAGCGCGTTCGACCAGCTTGGCGACGCCGTTGCCAATCATGGATTTCGCCTGTTCGAGCGTGATCGGCGGCAGGCCGCGCGTTCCGAGCAGTTCCACGACTGCTGCGTGGATATCGGGCGCCGAATCGATGAGCGTCCCGTCAAGGTCGAACAAAACGGCTTGCGGCATCTGCGAAGAGGTCATGCGGCGTCTTTCCACTTGATCGAGCATCCGATGGAGGCGATCTGGTCCTTAGGACCATTGCCCGTTTCGGCCACTTCGAGCATTGCAAGGTAAAGGTCTCGACGCAAATCGGGGTCGCCGGTCTGCGCTCGCGAGGCATTGAGACGGCCACGATATTGCAGCTTCAGATCCTTGTTGAAACCGAAGAAGTCCGGCGTGCAGGCAGCCCCGTAGGCGCGCGCCACGCTTTGATCCTCGTCATACAGATAGGGAAAGGCAAAGCCGTGCTGCTTCGCGAAGAGCTTCATGCGGTCGAAGGAATCCTCCGGATAGGCGACGGCGTCGTTGGAACTGATGGCGACAAAGCCGATTCCTACTTTCGCAAGGTCGCGTGCATCGCGGACGATGCGGTCGACGACCGCTTTCACATAGGGACAATGATTGCAGATGAAGGCGACGACGAGGCCGTTCGGTCCCGCCTGTTCGAATATGGACAGCGTTTGTCCATCGACTGCCGGCAAGCGTCCATCGACCGCTGCCCAGCCGAAATCGCAGACAGGTGGTATCCCGGCCATGCTCTTATCTTGCCTCCCTCATTGCGGCGTCGGATGCGGCGCGGATGGCGGACATATTGGCACGGTAGGCGTTTTCGTTGCCGCCCTTGAAAATCGCCGACCCGGCGACGAGAACGTTCGCACCCGCCGCCGCAACGAGCGGCGCGGTTTCGGGCGAGACGCCGCCGTCGATCTCGATATGGATGGGGCGGTCGCCGATCATGGCCTTGACGCGCCGCACCTTCTCAACCACCGCAGGAATGAAAGCCTGCCCGCCGAAGCCGGGATTGACCGTCATCAGCAGGATGAGGTCGAGCCGGTCGAGCACATATTCGATGACGCTTTCAGGTGTCGAAGGATTGAGCGAGACGCCCGCCTTCTTGCCGAGATGCCGGATGGCCTGGAGCGATCGGTCGAGATGCGGCCCGGCCTCCGCATGCACGGTGATGTAGTCGCAGCCCGCTTCGGCGAATGCTTCCAGAAACGGATCGGCAGGCGCGATCATCAAATGGCAGTCGAACACCTTGTCGGTGCGGTTGCGCAGCGCCTTGATGACCGGCGGGCCGAAGGTGATGTTAGGCACGAAATGGCCGTCCATCACATCGAGATGAATCCAGTCCGCGCCCGCCCGCGCCACCGCCTCGACTTCATCGCCCAGCCGGGAGAAATCCGCCGAGAGGATGGATGGTGCGATAATGGTCTTGCCGGTCATGATGTTTCCCGCTTTCCGAACAACCGTTTGACGCCAGATGCCGGCATGGTCAAGCCCTGCCCAGATGCGCGTTAACGCGCTCCATCAGCCATTGCCATGCCAGCCTTTCGTGCGGCCCGGCCGTTTTCTCGATGGCGATGGCAAGGTAGGCAATTTCGGATTCGATCTTTTCACGCGGCAGCATGTTTAGCCGGCTGACGAGTATCGCCAGTTCCAGCACAGCGGCCCTCGCGCGGTTGAGGCCGGTGAAGGGCGCATGGTTCTGTTCCGAGGTGATGCGGCAGACATGGCGCGGCCGCAGCGGATCATCCACCACCTGCACGACTTCCAGCACCGAATGGGCAAGCGCTGCTTCGAGGCGCGGCACCGCGACATTTTCGAGCGCGCGCAGCGGCCAGTCCTTCCGCCCCGTCAGGCAACCCGCGAACACGCGCACATCGTCGGTGTAGTTGGCGACGGCAAAAGGAACCTCCGCGAGATTGTCCAGCGTCTTCGAGGGACGAAAGGGCGCGATGATCCAGTGCTCGCCTTCTTCGATGATGCCGAGCGGCGCGATGTGCACGTCGCCCTGTTTGTCCACGGTCGTCAGGATCGTTTCCCGGATATAGGGCATCAATCCGACCCCTTTCTTGCGCGTAGCGTGTGCCCCGCTTCATTGAGGCGCAGCCTGTCCTGCTCGGGCAGGTCGCAGGCAACGCCCCAGTCGAGCGGTTCGTCCTGCGCGTAGCGCTTGCCGAGCCGCCACGCGGTTTCGGCCTTGGCCAGCTCCGCGCCGAGATAGAAGGCGTGGCCGCCGTCGCTTTCGACACCGAGCTTCGGAAACAGTTCGAATGCGTCCGTTGCGACATGATGGCCGCTGCCGTTGAAAATGTGGATTCCGTCCTCGGCGGTCATGATGCGGAAATTGCGGTCGCGCACCTCCGCCGCCAGCCGCGCGATGTCCTCGACGGTTGAAGCGAACGGCTTGCGGTCGTGCACCTGCAGCAGGCCGTTGCCGTAGCCGCGCGGAAGGGCAGCGTCGCGCCGCGCCGCGAACAGCACCCGCCGGGCGATGTCGTGCTCCTGCACCGTGCGGTGCGTATGCGGGCTGACGTTCACCACCAGCACGTTGCGGATGGAAAGCTCGGAACAGATGCCGCCCAGCACGGCGGTGATGCCGGATGTGTCGGCGTCGGTCAGTTCAGTGAGGTTGCCCGTTCCCATCAGCAGTTCGATGTCGGGCCAGCGCCTGCGCGCTTCGAGGAAGCGGCCCAGCGATTGCGCGAAGCCGAAATGGATCGGGTCCAGCACCGGGTCCGCGATGACGCCAATGCCTGCCTGCCGGGCCGCATCGATGGCGCGCCCGAGCGAGTCGAGATCGCCCGGCTGGGACGGAATCAGGATCGGCGTCGCGCCGGTCTCGACGGCAAGGTGCAGCGTGTGTTCGGTCAGGCTCAGCAGATAGGTCGCGCCCGCTTCCGCGCCGGTTCGCAGTTCCTTGATGTCGGCGGAATCGACGCTGACCGCATGGCCTTCGGCGATGAGCGCCCGCACGGCATCGGCCAGATGCGGGAACGGTGTCTCGGGCAGGCAGCCGAGGTCGATCACGTCCGCACCCGCATCCGCCAGACTGCGCGCGCGGGCGACAAGCGCCGGCACGTCCATCATCGATGCTTCGACGATTTCAGCGAAAATGCGCATATCGTGCCGCGACAGGTCGGGCGGCTGGCCCTTGCGCCCGAGAAAGGCGGGGAGGTCGGCGATCTCGTCCGGTCCGCGCTGGAAGGGTATGCCGAAATGCGCGGCCAGCCGGTCGGTGTCGCCGCGATAGCGACCCGGCAGGATGATGCGATCCGTGCCGGGTTCCGGCGCAAGGCGGCGCATGATGATCTGTTCGGTCATCAGCGCGGCGACCTTGACGCCGATGTCTACGACCGACCACATGAAATCGGTTTCGCCGAGCGCGGCGAGTTGCCGCTCCAGCCGCGCCATCGCCAGATGGCCCGTGACGAAAACCAGCCGCTCAGCCATCGTCGCCCAGTTCCGCCTGCCGCTCGCGAATGGCGGTTTCGAGGTCAGCCAGCGACTCCACCACGCGCGTGCGCTCGAAACCTTTCAGCCGCTCGGTGTTTTCGAGGTCGATCGGGCGCGGATAGACCTTTACGGGGCCATGCGGGGCCATGGTCAGGAGTTCCGGCGCGGTGTCGCAGGCAAACACGATGGACGGCACGCGGCATTTCCCGGCCTGCGCGTAGACATTGGTGGGCAGCGAATCGGAGATACCCCACACGCATTTCGCGACCGTGTTGGAGGAGGCGGGCGCGACCACCGCTGTATGATAGACTCCGTGGTAGAAGCCACCCACCGGCACGGAACTCGCCGTCTTGTCGTGCAGCACGCGCGTCGTTTCGGGAAAGTCCAGCTTGAGCTTGTACATGCGCAGCACCTCGTTCGCGGCCTTCGAGACGAACACGTCGCAATGGCGCAGCGCGCGAATGAGCGCGAAGCTTTCCACGAAGAAATGGCCCGATCCGGTCAGCGCCCAGGCCCAGCGCGGGGTGTGCAGCCTCGCCATCGCTAGCTGGCCCTGCGGATGGAGGTGGCCAAGGCGATGCGCTCGCCGGGAACGCGTCCGCTTGCGAACAGATTTGCGGCTTCGGGCAGATGTCGGTGCCCTGCGATGTAGAGCGCCGGGGACCTGGAAAATCCCGCAAAAGCCGCGTCGACCACGCCGCGCGCGGCGAGCGTTTCGGGCGTATCGGCGCTGGTGAAATCATCCGTCTGCTTGATGAGCAGGAGCGCGGCGGCGTCCAGATGACCGGCCAGCCATGCGGCAAGCGAGTCCGACGTGATGTCCCATGACGCGGGAATGGCGGGTTCGCCAAGGACCATGCGCGTGGGAAACCAGACCGGGATATTGCCCGCGCCGAGCGCGGTGGCGATTTCCTCCATGTCGCGGGCGGCGTGGAACCGGGCGGTTCGCTCGACCAGCACATGGCCGAACTGCTCCATGGCGAGCAGCGCCATGGCATGCGCGGCCTTGTCGGAGAAGCCGAGCGCCTTCTGGCTGTCACGCACGCAATCGGCGAACGGCCCGCCGCCTGGCACCAGCACCAGCGGCCGCGTGGACGCTTCGACGGCGGCAAGCCAGCCCGCCAGCGACGGCGACGTCGCCGCGCTGCCGCCGAGCTTGACCACGGCGAGGCTCACGCGCCGGATTCCTTCTTGCCGTCGTTGGCGATGGCGGGCCATCCGGCGGCCGCGTGTTCCTTGCTCCGAACGCGTTCGATCTCGACGCCGACGCCGCCCGCGCCAAGTTCGAGCTTCTCGACCCGCACCCACACCTTCACCACGCGCGGATCGGAAAGGACGTGTTGCGCGACCTGTTCGGCGAGCGCCTCGGCGAGTTGTACATGTCCCGCCGCGACGATCGTGCGGATGGCGTCCATGATGATGTCGTAGGACAGCACATGGCGCATGTCCTCCGGATTGCTGACGGTGCGCAGCACGTCGGCGGTCACGTCGAAACGGACCTTCTGCGTGTGGCCGTGCTCGAAACTGTAGGCCCCGATCTGCACCGGCAGCACGAAATCGCGCACGAATATGCGGTTGGTCTTGAGCGACTGGTCGGCGCTGTCAGGCGAGTAGCCGCGTGCGGCGAGAAGGCGATAGTCCACCTGCCCGTTGCGGTGCGACGGTTGCTCTTCCGGGATCAGCGAACGGATCAGTCGCGCCGCTTCGAGGTCGATCTGGCCGGTGCGCGCGGCGGCTCGGCACAGCGCGCCGCGAAAGCCGAGGAAATCGGGTGCGAAGGGCAGCAGGCGCGGGACGTCCGGCGGTTCCAGCGAACCGGCCAGCCCGCACATCAGCCCTAGCGATTTCGCGCGGCCCACGAAGCCCGGCACCTGTTCGGGCGGCAGGTGGTCAAGAAGCCGTCCCTTCGCCTTGTCCGCCGTGTCGACCATGACGCCGTGAAAGCCGCTGTCGGCAAAATGGCCGAGCAGCGAAAAATCCGGTGCGAGGTCCGCGAACAGGACGGCGATGATCTTGGTCGATTGCGCGAGCGCCGCAAGCGCGGCCGCGCAGGCCCGGGCCTCTGACGACGGAAAAAAGCCCACCTTCAGATAGCTGACGCCGGTCGCGGCAATGTCGTCGGCGGCGATGCGCAGCGCTTCGGGCTGCATCGGCAGGTCGCCGCACACGGCGCTGACCGGCCTGCGCCCCGCAACCGCCTTGATGGTATCTCGGATCGTGTCCGGTGCAACCGCGCCCAGCGCGCCGCGCGTTGGGTCCTTCATGTCGATGATGTCCGCCCCGGCGGCGAGCGCAATCGCGGCTTCTTCCGGTCCTGTGACGCTGGCGAGCATTTTTGTCATTGCGCAGCGTGCTCCAAT
Protein-coding sequences here:
- the gph gene encoding phosphoglycolate phosphatase (PGP is an essential enzyme in the glycolate salvage pathway in higher organisms (photorespiration in plants). Phosphoglycolate results from the oxidase activity of RubisCO in the Calvin cycle when concentrations of carbon dioxide are low relative to oxygen. This enzyme is a member of the Haloacid Dehalogenase (HAD) superfamily of aspartate-nucleophile hydrolase enzymes (PF00702).), encoding MTSSQMPQAVLFDLDGTLIDSAPDIHAAVVELLGTRGLPPITLEQAKSMIGNGVAKLVERAFTASGMPLEGTALGDVQRDMIPIYNRHLTNLTRLMPGALAAIRQLREAGVKLGLVTNKPQAATREVLLHFRLAEAFGAVIGGDTMAQKKPSPEPLLMALSQLEADRAHAVMVGDSTTDVEAARNAALRAIVVRGGYSKVPLEGLGADMVLDSLEDLPAALRSRQPA
- a CDS encoding quinoprotein dehydrogenase-associated SoxYZ-like carrier; translation: MQANVKAERQTASPLSYLLTLSICALGVVIALGGGAGAQQTTTSSEQIWQALRGDVFGDRAIVSDDGVVRIEAPKRAQDAAIVPVDIYLDAAKAPDGVKAVTMVIDVNPAPVAAKFDLGKDAGVTHISTRVRVNDYSFIRVIAETGDGKLHMSQTFVKASGGCSAPAVKNSQEALASMGQMKMRQFDGAEKMSKAEEIQLMIRHPNNSGLQRDPLTQYFIPAHFVDKLSVSQGDRLILAMEGGISISEDPNFRFDFNASGKEPLKVVASDTEGKQFESEWPLAAPVSN
- a CDS encoding cytochrome c family protein, with protein sequence MRILAIVAAVAVTAVSASQSWGQDAAAGEKVFTKCKACHVADKDTNKIGPSLFKLNGRTAGTHPDFKYSPAMIEAGKSGVVWDDATLAQYLKDPKAMVKGTKMAFVGLKNDADIANVIAYIDQFK
- a CDS encoding ABC transporter permease; this translates as MVAASLWPSRAFPSPAAVAGVLQREAASGDLFFHLGMTLWRVAASFVLAMLIGSAIGVALGLRPRADRFFGPWVVLFLNLPALVIIVLAYIWFGLNEVAAIGAVAVNKIPNVVVTMREGARALEPRYGELAKVYRFSAWERLRHVLLPQLQPYLAAASRTGIALIWKIVLVVELLGRSNGVGFQIYLFFQTFDVAAILAYTLAFVAIMLLIELLLVQPFERHATRWRPRPA
- a CDS encoding thioredoxin family protein, with translation MAGIPPVCDFGWAAVDGRLPAVDGQTLSIFEQAGPNGLVVAFICNHCPYVKAVVDRIVRDARDLAKVGIGFVAISSNDAVAYPEDSFDRMKLFAKQHGFAFPYLYDEDQSVARAYGAACTPDFFGFNKDLKLQYRGRLNASRAQTGDPDLRRDLYLAMLEVAETGNGPKDQIASIGCSIKWKDAA
- a CDS encoding ATP-binding cassette domain-containing protein produces the protein MQPVGALAPLRAEIADKTFRSADGASLTAIRDLAFEVRQGEFACLLGPSGCGKTTILRILLGLDTDYSGAVRFPLPEGARTAAVFQEPTLLPWRTVEQNVRLAMPRDLHEKNLDALFETLGLAAMRNLYPSELSLGLARRAALARAFAVEPSVLLLDEPFVSLDEQTAQRLRHLLLTIWAERPTTVLMVTHNLNEALMLSDRIILLSRRPAHVEGVFDVRLPREYRNAQVMSDLLRAFHEKFPGVA
- a CDS encoding quinoprotein relay system zinc metallohydrolase 2 — protein: MKPTRRHLLQLATSAAASVFVPAPVRAQDLALSLKPVGDGIFAFSGTDELMTPANHGAICNVGLVVGTDAAAVIDSGGSYVEGAALLDAIRGLTDRPIRYLINTHMHPDHIFGNAAFKGTGATIVGHRNLPAALEARGEFYLHSFRRQIGDELMRGVEIIPPTLLVDDRMDLDLGGRTLHLRAWRPAHTDNDLTVLDSATNIFFAGDLVFLGHLPTLDGSLLGWMRQLDELAAVSASSVVPGHGPSPSPWPQSLDPERRYFEVLATDLRKSIKDGVPLAKAVKTAGQSERARWKLFDDYNERNATTAYAELEWE
- a CDS encoding ABC transporter substrate-binding protein, yielding MTSEHALSRRSVLTLLATASALAVPRVHAADLPKVRVGVLKFGTVNWELDSLRHNGFDKAHNVEVEVVYFAGEDATNVALLAGEIDLIVSDWLWVSRLRSEGEDLALIPYSTAVGAIMVRQDSPINSIADLRGRKLGVAGGPIDKSWLLIQALAKRDHGIDLASEAEIAYGAPPLMSEKAMQGELDAVLNFWHFCARLEANGFRRLVSANEAALALGATGPVASLGYIVHDKWAADNEAALRGFIAASGDTKKLLARSDEEWQRLAPVMRAEGKELETLRDRYREGIPTRPVADDAADAARVYEVLASIGGEKLVGKATKMAPGTYWSGLFE